GTCGTGCCCCATGAAGAACAAATCCTGAAGAGGATCCTGGATCATTACACATCGCAAAAAACCATAATCATCAATAAGTTGTATTCTGGCAAGGCTATCCAAAAAACAACCAGTTACCTGGAGCTAAGGAAACATTTGTTGGCAAGGAGTTCTTCTGAATTAAAGCCTTTTGCAGAGACTTATTTAGATGCTTTAATAAGAGAAAGGTATAGTGGACATACCGTGAAGGAATACTATGGAAAGTTTATTCAATTTTCCAAAGCAATCCAACCGAAAAAATGCAATGAGATCACTGTAGAGGAAGTGAATGCCTACCTGGCGGAAATTAGTCAAAAGAAAGTTTCGGATTCCCTGATCAATACCCTGATCAACGCCATAAAATTCTATTATGAAAAAGTGGTTTTCCTGGCAGATTTTAAGATAGAAAGGATCAAGAGGCCAAGAAAAGCATTGTTGCTGCCAAAGGTCTTAAGTGTGGAAGAAGTGGACAGGCTAATCCGGTCCACTGAAAACCTCAAGCATTGTACCATCCTATTCGCCTTATACGGGCATGGACTAAGACTATCTGAGTTGCTTAACTTACGACTTGAGGATGTTTTGTGGGACCGCAATCAGCTTTTTATAAAAAGCGGGAAGGGAAAGAAAGACCGATACGTCAATTTGAGTCAGGAGTTTAAAGGTATATTGTCCCTCTATGTCCATGAATATAAGCCAAAGTACTGGTTGTTTGAGGGGCAGCAAGCCCATCGGCAATATGCTGAGCGTTCGGTCCAGGAAATCGTAAAAAAAGCCGCTTCCAAAGCATGCATCAACAAGCGGGTCACTCCCCATACGCTCAGACATTGTTATGCAACGCACCTATTGGATTCAGGAACCCAGCTCCCCTACATCAAAGAGTTACTGGGCCACAAAGACATCAAAACAACGATGATCTACACCCATATCACCACAGCCAGCATAGAAAATGTCGTTAGCCCGTTGGATGTCTTAATAAAATACAGAACAGAAATCTCTAAAAAACCGCAATAAGAATATATTTTTGTTGCGGAGATAAGTAAGTTATAGCCAATGGTAGGACGACCGTTCCAAAGACGACTGACCGACCAAAATTTAAACATTAAAACAAAGACAAACCATTTTGACAGGTGACCAAAAACATACAGACCATATTCAAACGGGACAGCAATTAAGCCGACACTCAAGCCGACCCGATTTTTTTTATTTTTTTCCCCACCGCACTTTTTTAAAAACAATTTTAGCCAGCCGCACAAATGGCACATTTGGTTTTGCCCGACACACAAGCCGACCCTTCGCAAAACCAAAAGAGCCATTTTTTGCCAACGCACCTATAGAAATAAATTACGATATTCACGACATCATTTTAACAGACAATTAATGCTATTAGATAATAAAA
This window of the Saprospiraceae bacterium genome carries:
- a CDS encoding tyrosine-type recombinase/integrase, encoding MIRVSKKMHKDKWQIFLDFDDDLVAINKIKRISSAKYSYSNRAWYIDYDKLSWQAFLRTGLKYQIDDFGTTGDTQPISDHAEKKQADVPRVCMEKAADQSGTHLRYFHPFFFISGKLTGSHLDKIKTLPKAYWNHRYQNWVLRANLENLEFIYRDLELISQTQLDVWKKQISLISNPPKCILYQSPEFPEKILLQLSGDGVDIDFVKHIPERSYHAGRKFWVVPHEEQILKRILDHYTSQKTIIINKLYSGKAIQKTTSYLELRKHLLARSSSELKPFAETYLDALIRERYSGHTVKEYYGKFIQFSKAIQPKKCNEITVEEVNAYLAEISQKKVSDSLINTLINAIKFYYEKVVFLADFKIERIKRPRKALLLPKVLSVEEVDRLIRSTENLKHCTILFALYGHGLRLSELLNLRLEDVLWDRNQLFIKSGKGKKDRYVNLSQEFKGILSLYVHEYKPKYWLFEGQQAHRQYAERSVQEIVKKAASKACINKRVTPHTLRHCYATHLLDSGTQLPYIKELLGHKDIKTTMIYTHITTASIENVVSPLDVLIKYRTEISKKPQ